A segment of the Prosthecobacter debontii genome:
CGGCAAACTGCCGGTCCTTAAGACCTCTCAGATTCCAGGCCTGACGATGGCTCATCTGCAGCAGCCAAATGCCAATCAAAATCAGAGTGAAAAGAGCAATCGCACCGAATCGAACCAGCACCTCACTCAAGGGATCATGATAGTGATATCGTCCCTGCCCTGTTTCATCGATCCCCCAGCCGAGCAGGGTGTAGGCGTCCGGATTCATCAGCACCGTCGCAAAGCCTTCGAGGCGATCCCAATAAGTGCCCACCGTGATCATTCGAGCCATGAAGCTACCGGGGGAGGCCAGACTCCCAATGAAGGTGTTCACCGTCTCGATACGCTGCACCAGCCAAGGAGACGCCACCACCATCGCCAAAAAGCTCCCCACCGTCATCACATAGAACGCCCGCGTGCGAGCTCTCGAAAAAAAGCACCACCCGCCAAACAGAGCGATCGGCACGATCAAAATCGGCGTGCGACTGGTCGAAGCGATCAACCCCGCGAAATGAATGACGAAGCAGATCAAAGCCAGGACGGGATGCAACACCGGGCGCTCACCTTTCTCCCGCATGGGAAAACCGAGGAACAAGCTCACGACCGCGAGACAGGCGCACACCACGGATAAGGCACTCGGCGAATTCAGCGTGGAAAAGGCCCTCACCTCCCCTGCCACGAGTTGCTTGATCTCGATGCTGAGACCGGTTTTGAGGTAGTCGATTTCAAACTCCGCAAAGCCCTGTACCTGTTGCACCACTCCATAAATCGCCACGGGGAGGAAGATGAAAACGATCAACCTCCAGAGCTTTTGAAGCTCCTGCACGGACTGGAACATCAAGGGTAAAACAAAGAGCAGTAGGGCATACAGGCCGTTGTTCGCCATCGCCTGCATCACCCCATTCAGACCCGTGCCTTCCTTCATGTAGGCCAGGGCACCAGTGCCGACCATGAGAATGGACCCGGCCACAATCGCCACCATGTCGCGAAACACCAGCCTGCGAGTTCCCATCAAACCACCTACCGCCATCGCAACAACGATACCACCAAACATGGCTGGAGTGATCCCCAATACGAAGGGCAGATCCCCATGGGTGACCCGTCCTCCCATGATCATCAGACGCTTGAGAAGGTCATTGTAGCCACACAACGTCAGCCACACATAAAAGCCGACTCGCGGGGAAACAACGCTGAGCAAAAAGCCCGCCACCAGAAGATATCGACAAAACTCACCAATGGTGTTTCCCTCCGTGAGCAGAATGGAGGCCAGCGCAAACAGCCCCACCCCGCCAAGCACAATGGCGGGGAACAAGACTCCTGCGCGATTCTCATTCATCGGTGAAAACTAGCAAAGTGCGTCAGAGCTTCCTCCGCCACAAGGTCAGGTTGCAATGCGGTGAGGCAAAACGGGCGCTCGCTTTCAGGCCTCCCTGCGGCAGCCACCGCACACGTGTTCGAGCAGCAGGGCACACACTGCAGCGGCACCGTTATCACATGCCCGTGAGAGACGCGAAACGGGCCTGTGCGAAGAGCCGCCGTCGGCCCAAAAAGCCCCACCGCCGGGGTGCCCATGGCCAGCGCGATATGGAAGAGTCCCGAATCGTTACCAATAAGCCCTGCGCAACGGTAGAGGTAAGCGGCAACCTCTTTGATGCTGAGCTTGCCCTGCATATCCAGCGTGCCTTCGGGCATAGCCTGCATGTCAAAATCTCCGTCTCGCCCCAGCACCACCGGCGTCCAGCCTTGCTCCAGAAGCCGTCGAGCTAACCGTGGCCAGTAAGACAGCGGCCATTGTTTGAGATCTCCAGACACGAGTTCATTGCCTGCCCGAGGCACCAGCGCGATGTGCTTGGGCAAAGGCGCATCCTCCGTCTCCAGATGCGACAAGTCCGCCGAAAACCCTTGATCAGGCAATCCCGTCGCCGCCAGCCAGGTGCGCAAAAACCAAAGGGAAGTGTGATCATCATTGCGCGGATAATCCAACGGCACCGGAATGGCGAGATCCAACCCCATGAAAGGCTTCCAAGCCTCCGTCCTGAGACCAACACGTCGTCTTGCCCGAGCCGTCAAAGCCAAAACCGTCCGCGACCAAGCCAAGTCCAGGCATAACAAAAGATCAAACTTACCCGCCCGCCGCACGTGTCCCCACAATCGCCAGAACAGCCGATTGGAAGAACGGTTGGCAAAGGCGCTGACGGGTAACGCATGCACTGTATCCACCCAAGGTGAGCC
Coding sequences within it:
- a CDS encoding glycosyltransferase family 9 protein — its product is MMLFPLQVGRIQRIAIVRCCGLGDVAQMTPLLRQIRHDAPHARIEVFLNANAAILLEGSPWVDTVHALPVSAFANRSSNRLFWRLWGHVRRAGKFDLLLCLDLAWSRTVLALTARARRRVGLRTEAWKPFMGLDLAIPVPLDYPRNDDHTSLWFLRTWLAATGLPDQGFSADLSHLETEDAPLPKHIALVPRAGNELVSGDLKQWPLSYWPRLARRLLEQGWTPVVLGRDGDFDMQAMPEGTLDMQGKLSIKEVAAYLYRCAGLIGNDSGLFHIALAMGTPAVGLFGPTAALRTGPFRVSHGHVITVPLQCVPCCSNTCAVAAAGRPESERPFCLTALQPDLVAEEALTHFASFHR